Part of the Virgibacillus necropolis genome, AACAGATATGCCTAAACTGTTTCACTACTATTATGAACAAGATCACTGAAATCTATAATGCGCCCACTTATCCTGCTCAGTAAATGCCGATCATGGCTTATTGCAAGCATACCTACATTTCGTTCTTTGGTTAACCTTAAAACAGCATGCCAAATTTGCGCTTGTGTTAATGCATCCAGCATGGTGGTCATTTCATCTGCAATCAGGTACCTCGTTGAAGGTCCAAGTGCTCGTGCAAGACAAAAGCGTTGTAACTCTCCTCCAGATAATTCACTTGGAAAGCGTGTTAACCACTCGTTTCTAATTCCAAGCGTATGAAGTAGCCCCTCATCCAATTGTTCGCCTTCAATAATTGTTTCCTTCATTCGCCAACGAGGGTTTATAGCCTTTTCAGGATGTTGCCAAACCAATTGGACAGGATTCACCTTATTATGAAAGTAGTGCTCTCCGTCCGCTTTGACAAAGCCTTCTTGTGGTTTGATATATCCAGCAATTATTTTTGCCATCGTTGATTTACCTGACCCACTCGGGCCAAACAGACCAACAACTTCTCCAGGTTCAATCGTTATGTTTAACTGCTTAAACAGCCAGGATTCATTTTGATAACGATAGCTAATTCCATTTACTTCAAGCATGAAAACACCTAACTATTCCCCCGTTAACGATACGAGAATTCGGCTGCTTTTTGGTACATAACTCGGAGGCAATTGAACATCTTCCCTCAAAAACACATCCTAGGGTGACATTACCAACAGGTGGTTGGGAGCCTTCGATTGGAGTGAAGTCATTTTGGGGTAATGCATTCCATAGTGCTTTTGTATATGGGTGCCGTAGATTCTCACCTTTACCTTTAAAGTCTTCTACACGTGCAACTTCAACAGTTTGGCCTGCATAAAATACCACTATTTTATCTGCAACACGTAACGCTGATCCAATATCATGGGTGATAAACATAATCCCTTTCCCAGCAACTGCAAGCTGTTTCATATGGTTAATTGTTTCATTCAATACATGTTCATCCAGTCCTGGTGTAGGTTCATCAGCAATCACTAATCTTGCTCCACTTACCATTGCAGTTGAGGCTAAAACTCGTCTTGCCATCCCGCCCGAAAGTTCAAAGGGGTAACGTTTGGCTGCTCTCGTTGACAAACCCATCTTTTGAAAGATATCACGTTGAATCGCTTTCTTCTGTTTTCTTTTTATGACAGTTTGTACTTGTTTTCCAGCTTTCATTAAAGGGTCTAGTGCATTTACTGATTGTGGTATTAGAGAAATTTCTTTCCCGCGTAGACGAATTTGCTTTTTGGGTGTAAGATTTACCCCCTTATATTTTAGTGTTCCATTAAGTATCGCATTTTCAGGAAGCACCCCTAAAATTGCATTTGCCAGCAAACTTTTTCCTGATCCACTTGCGCCAACAACAGCGACAATCTCACCCTCATTTATTGTTAAGTCCAGTTTGCTAATAACCTCTACTGTTGTTTCTTGAAAACCTCCACGAAACTGTCGAAATGCGAGACTAAAGTTTTCCACTTCAAATAATGGTGGATTTTCATCTTCAACAGCTCTAGAATCAACATCTTTTGTTGCATATGAAGTGTTCATTTTATCCTCCTTTTAAGTTTTCTGACCATGGAAAGGATCGATTAAACTACGTAAACTATGGCCAATCACATCAAATATACCTACCATAATCAATAATAATAGTCCTGGAAAAAGCGCTAACCACCACATTCCGGTTGATAAATAACGCATCGACTCTGATAAAATAATTCCAATCGCAGGCACTTCTGAGGACAAGCCAAAGCCTAAAAAGGTAATTGCTGCCTCGTGCAAAATAGCGTGAGGGAATAAAAGAATGAAACCAACCAGAAGTTGAGGTATTAATTGTGGGAATAAGTGGTGTCTCGCAATCCACAAATGTGATTTACCTAATCGACGTGAGACCTCAACATATTCTGCTTTTTTTACTTGCAAGACTTCTGCCCGGAGTACACGGGCTAGGCTCGGCCAATGTGTTAATGCAAGACCAATTAATAGTCCTTTAAAGCCACCACCAAGAGCAAAAGAAATTAATATCAAAGTTACGATGTGAGGAACACTAAGAAAAAGATCGATTAACCAGGTAACCATGTAA contains:
- a CDS encoding ABC transporter ATP-binding protein, whose translation is MLEVNGISYRYQNESWLFKQLNITIEPGEVVGLFGPSGSGKSTMAKIIAGYIKPQEGFVKADGEHYFHNKVNPVQLVWQHPEKAINPRWRMKETIIEGEQLDEGLLHTLGIRNEWLTRFPSELSGGELQRFCLARALGPSTRYLIADEMTTMLDALTQAQIWHAVLRLTKERNVGMLAISHDRHLLSRISGRIIDFSDLVHNSSETV
- a CDS encoding ABC transporter ATP-binding protein; this encodes MNTSYATKDVDSRAVEDENPPLFEVENFSLAFRQFRGGFQETTVEVISKLDLTINEGEIVAVVGASGSGKSLLANAILGVLPENAILNGTLKYKGVNLTPKKQIRLRGKEISLIPQSVNALDPLMKAGKQVQTVIKRKQKKAIQRDIFQKMGLSTRAAKRYPFELSGGMARRVLASTAMVSGARLVIADEPTPGLDEHVLNETINHMKQLAVAGKGIMFITHDIGSALRVADKIVVFYAGQTVEVARVEDFKGKGENLRHPYTKALWNALPQNDFTPIEGSQPPVGNVTLGCVFEGRCSIASELCTKKQPNSRIVNGGIVRCFHA
- a CDS encoding ABC transporter permease; the protein is MSNRMVIKLRDASGLFNWNFKKQTMAVIIIAMTLLLGMVISSFLIGADKLGVNLAIRNSGPTFDHLFGTDWLGRDVLARTLKGLTLSLCVGVLAAFLSVVIALSLSLLASWNKTVDYMVTWLIDLFLSVPHIVTLILISFALGGGFKGLLIGLALTHWPSLARVLRAEVLQVKKAEYVEVSRRLGKSHLWIARHHLFPQLIPQLLVGFILLFPHAILHEAAITFLGFGLSSEVPAIGIILSESMRYLSTGMWWLALFPGLLLLIMVGIFDVIGHSLRSLIDPFHGQKT